The Ramlibacter algicola genome segment TACACGATGGACACGAGTGAGCCCTTGTACGGCACGCGGCCTTCGATGCCTTCGGGCACCAGCTTGTCGGCGTTCGGATTGGCGCCGCTGGACTCCTGGAAGTAGCGGTCGGCACTGCCCTGCTGCATCGCGCCGATCGAGCCCATGCCGCGGTACGACTTGTAGCTGCGGCCCTGGTACAGGACGATCTCGCCGGGCGCCTCCTCGGTGCCCGCGAACATGCCGCCCATCATCACGGTGCTCGCACCGGCGGCGATGGCCTTGGCGATGTCGCCCGAGTAGCGGATGCCGCCGTCGGCGATCAGCGGGATGCCGGTGCCGGCGAGTGCGGTAGCGACGTTGTCGATCGCCGTGATTTGCGGCACGCCGACGCCGGCCACGATGCGCGTGGTGCAGATCGAACCTGGGCCGATGCCGACCTTCACCGCGTCCGCACCCGCATCGGCCAGCGCGCGGGCCGCATCGCCGGTGGCGATATTGCCGCCGATCACGTCCACCTGCGGGTAGTTCTGCTTCACCCAGCGCACGCGCTCGATGACGCCCTTGCTGTGACCGTGCGCGGTGTCCACGACGAGGACGTCCACGCCGGCCTTGACCAGCGCCTCGACGCGCTCCTCGGTGCCCTCGCCGACGCCGACCGCGGCACCGACGCGCAGGCGGCCCGACGCGTCGCGCGCGGCGTTCGGGAAGCTGGTCTGCTTGGTGATGTCCTTGACGGTGATCAGGCCCTTGAGCTCGAAGTTGTCGCCCAGGACCAGCAGCCGCTCGAGCTTGTGCTTGTTCAGCAGGGCCTTGGCATCGGCGGCGCTGGTGCCCTCGCGCACCGTCACCAGCTTCTCGCGCGGCGTCATGATCTGGCTGACCGGCACGTCCAGGCGCGTCTCAAAGCGCAGGTCGCGGCCGGTGACGATGCCCGCCACCCTGCCGGCGTCGATGACCGGGAAGCCCGAGATGCCCATCTGCTCCTGCATCTCCAGCACCTGGCGCACGGTGTGCTGCGGCGTGATCACGACGGGATCGCGCAGCACGCCGGATTCATAGCGTTTGACGCGCGAGACCTCGGCGGCCTGCTGCTTGGGCGTCAGGTTCTTGTGGACGATGCCGATGCCGCCTTCCTGCGCCATCGCGATGGCCAGCCGCGCTTCCGTCACCGTGTCCATGGCGGCGGACACCAGCGGCAGGTTCAGGGGGATGTTGCGGGAGAGGCGCGTCGCGAGGGACGTGTCCTTGGGCAGGACCTGGGAGAACGCGGGGACCAGCAACACGTCGTCGAAGGTCAGCGCTTTGCCAAGAAGGCGCATGTCGAGGCTCCAAAAAAAGGATTGTATCGATGCCTCCTGGCCCTCGACCGCGAGTGGCTTGGGCGCGACGCCCTGCCGGGCGCCCGCGCCGCAACACTTCGCCACGGTCGCGCTGCGCTCTACACTGCGGGCCATGAACGCCCTTCGCGCCCTTGCCGTCGTCGCCTGCTG includes the following:
- the guaB gene encoding IMP dehydrogenase encodes the protein MRLLGKALTFDDVLLVPAFSQVLPKDTSLATRLSRNIPLNLPLVSAAMDTVTEARLAIAMAQEGGIGIVHKNLTPKQQAAEVSRVKRYESGVLRDPVVITPQHTVRQVLEMQEQMGISGFPVIDAGRVAGIVTGRDLRFETRLDVPVSQIMTPREKLVTVREGTSAADAKALLNKHKLERLLVLGDNFELKGLITVKDITKQTSFPNAARDASGRLRVGAAVGVGEGTEERVEALVKAGVDVLVVDTAHGHSKGVIERVRWVKQNYPQVDVIGGNIATGDAARALADAGADAVKVGIGPGSICTTRIVAGVGVPQITAIDNVATALAGTGIPLIADGGIRYSGDIAKAIAAGASTVMMGGMFAGTEEAPGEIVLYQGRSYKSYRGMGSIGAMQQGSADRYFQESSGANPNADKLVPEGIEGRVPYKGSLVSIVYQLAGGVRASMGYCGCGSIEEMRSQAAFVQITAAGMRESHVHDVQITKEAPNYRAD